The DNA region AACTCGGGACCGACATCCGCTCGGTGCTCTACCCGTCGGAGGACGAAAACAGCGAGAGCGGCGAGGCCGCCGCGCTGCTGCGGACCATGCGCTGCAGCCAGGTGGCGGTGTTCGCCACGCAGTGCGCGCTCGCGGCGCTGTGGCGCTCCTGGGGGGTGCAGCCCGCGATCGTCCTCGGGCACAGTCTGGGCGCGTACGCGGCGGCCACCGTGGCGGGCGTGCTCGACCTGCCGGACGCCCTGCGCCTGGTCCTGGAGCGCAGCCGGATTCTCGACGGCCTGCCGGGCGGGGCCATGCTGGCCGTCCCGCTGTCCGAGGACGAACTGCTGCCGCTGCTCCCGGCCGAGGTGTCCGTCGCCGCGGTCAACGGGCCCCGGCAGTGCGTCCTCACCGGCACCACGGACGGGATCGCCGCGGTCCGCGGGCGCCTGGACGCGCAGGGGGTGGACGCCCGGCTGCTGCACATCAGCGCCGCCGCCCACTCCGCGCTGGTCGAACCGGCCCTGCCCGAGTTCGAGAAGCATCTCGCCGAGGTGACGCTGCGGCCGCCGGTCCTGCCCTGGATCTCCGACCGCACCGGACTTCCGGTCACCCCGGAGCAGGCCTGCGACCCGTCGTACTGGAGCGGGCACCTGCGGCACACCGTCCGGTTCGAGCAGGCGCTGCGCACCCTGTTCGCCGCCGGCGACCACGCCCTGCTGGAGATCGGACCGGGCCACACGCTGACCACCCTCGCGCGCCGGCACCCGGACTGCGGGGCGGACCGCGCCCTCGCGCCCAGCCTCCCGCACGCCGCCGACGAGGCGGGCGGCGGTCTGACGCTGATGACCGCCCTGGGCCGGCTGTGGCAGGAGGGCGTGGCCGTGGACTGGGCGGCCGTGCACGGCGGCGAGTCCCGGCGCCGTACCCCGCTGCCGGCCTACCCGTTCGAGCGGCAGCGATTCCGGCTGGCGGCCCCGGCGGCCCAGGCCGGGGTTCCTGGCGCCGGAGTTCCGGTGGCCGAGGTCACGGCGGTCGCACCGGAGCCGGAGGCCGGTGGAGGCGGCGGCTCGGTCGAGTACGCACGGCCCGACCTCGGCGACGAGTACGAGGAGCCGGTCGGCCCCCTGGAGCGGGCCGTCGCGGCGGCGTTCGCCGAAGTGCTCGGCCTGGACCGGGTCGGACGGCACGACAACTTCTTCGACTACGGGGGCGACTCCCTGGTCGCGGCGCAGTACTGCGCGCTGATCCGCGCCGCGTCCGGCGCCGAGGTCGCCGTCCGCGCGGTGTTCCGGGCGCCCACGGTGGCCCGGCTGGCCGCGGCGATCGAGCTGGCGAAGGAGGCCGGGGAATGACACGGACCCGCACCCGGTGGGTGCTCTCCCGCCCGGGCGGTGACCCGCAGGGGGCCCACGTGTACTGCTTCCCGCACAGCGGCGGTTCGCCGGGCGAGTACCTGCGCTGGGCCACGCGGCTTCCCGCGCACCGGGTCCGGGCCGTGCAGCCGCCGGGCCGCGGCAGCCGCCTGGACGAGGAGCCGTACACCGACATGGCGCCGCTCGTGGACGCCCTGGTCTCCCAGGTCGCGTTCGAGGAGCCGTACACCCTCTTCGGCCACAGCCTCGGCGCGCTCGTCGCGTACGAGACGGCGCTCGCCCTGCGCGAACGGGGCCTGCCCGGACCGCGGGCGCTGGTCCTGTCCGGCACCGCCGCGCCGCACGCCCTGCCGGTCAGGCCGTCGCTGCGGCACCTGGACGGACCTGAGCTGGCGGCCGCCGTCGAGCGGACGTACGGTCCGCTGCCGGCCGGGCTGCACGAGGACCCGGAGCTGCGCGATCTGCTGCTCACCAGTCTGCGGGCCGATCTGGAGATCGTCAGCGGCTACCGGCACCGGCCGGTGCCCCCGCTGTCCTGCCCGCTCACCGTGCTGGGCGGCAGCGACGACTCCGAGCCGCTCGACGGCCTCGGCGCCTGGCGCACGTACACCACCGGGCCGTTCGACCTGCAGATCCTTCCTGGCGACCACTTCTACTTCCGGGAGTGCCCCGATGTCTTCTTCGCCCTCCTCGACCGCGTCCTCGACCGTCCCCTCGACCGCCCCCTCGCGTAGTCCGCTGCACACCCTCTACTCGGGGACCGTGCCCTGGCAGCGGCTCCTCGCCTTCCCCGAGCCGGGCGCCGGTCCCGGCCGGGCGGCCGGGGACGCGGCGGTCGCCGCGATGGCCCGGCTGCTCCGCGAGCACGTCGACCCCGAACAGGTGGAACGCACGGGCCGCCTCCCGCAGGAGCTCATGCCCGCGCTGCGCGAGGGCGGATTCCTGAAGCTGATGATCGGCACGGACCTGGGCGGGCTCGGCCTGACGCCGTACCACGCCTTCCGGGTCCTGGAGGTCGCGGCGAGCTGGTGCACACCGGTGGCCTTCAGCCTCGCCATCACCAACGGCTTCGGCTCCGGCTCGTACCTGCCACTGCTGCCCGCCGGACCGCTGAAGGAGCTCATCACCGAGCGCGTGCGCGAGGGCATCGTCTCGGCCGGCGCGGACGCCGAACCCATCGGCACGGCCAACGAACGGCGGGCGACCACGGCCGTTCCGGTGGACGGCGGGAAGTTCTACGAGATCACCGGCGAGAAGGTGTTCATCGGCAACGGCACGGTCGCCGACCTGATGGACGTCTCCGCCACCGTCCCGTGCCCCGACGGCCCGGACGAGGTCCGTCTGCTGTTCGTGGACAGCCGCGCGGAGGGGTTCCGGGCGCTGGGGCGGCACGAGTTCATGGGCCTGCACGGCGCCGAGATCGGCCGGCTGCGACTGGACCGGGTCCGGGTGCCCGCCTTCCACCTGATGGACGAGTCCGAGGACAGCTGGCGGATGCGTCCGGGGGAACGGGAGCCTTGTGATCGGGAGCCGGGCGAAGAGAAGCCGGGCGTAGGGGAGCCGGAGGCGGTTTCCCGCCCGGTGGCCGAGGCCGGATTCACGCCCACCGATCTCGGACAACTCGCCTCCCTCGGGCGGATGCTGGTGATCGGCCCGTCGTCCCTCGCCATCGCCCGGCTGTGTCTGCACTGGTCCCGTGCGTTCGCCGCCGAGCGCGTCATCGACGGGCGCAGCCTCGCGGAGTACGAGGAGATCCGGCACCGCATCGCCGCGACGGCCGCGGACGTGTACACCATCGACAGCGTGATGGCGTGGGTCCTGCAGGCCCACGAGTCCGGGGACAGCCAGCCGGAACTGACGGCGGCGAAGAACCTCGTCTCGCTGGCCTGCTGGCGCACGGTGGACCGTACGGTCTCGCTGCTCGGCGGAGAGGGGTACGAGACCGCCGCCAGCAAGGCCCGGCGGGGCGCCCAGCCCTTTCCCGTGGAGCGGTTCTTCCGGGACGCACGGGCCCTGCGGGTGGCCGGCGGCGTCGACTTCATGGTCGACCGGTGGTCGGCCGAGGCCGCCCTGAGCACCTGCTGGACCACCGGCGAGCCGCCCGACATCACGCTCCTGGACCGGGTGCCCGCGCCCGACGGCGCCCATCTGTCCCCGCCGTGCCGGGAGCACCTGGAGCATCTCCACGCCGAGGCACACAGGCTCGCCTCCGCCTGTGCGCGGCTGACCATCGGCCGGTCCGCGCAGGAGGTGTTCGCCCGGCAGCGCCGCACCACCGTCCTCGGCCGGATCGGCACCGAACTTCTCGGCATGGCTCTCGTCCTGGCCCGGGCCGCCGCCCGCGCGGCTCAGGGCCACCCGGAGCAGCTGCCGCTCGCCGACCTGGCGTGCGCCGCCGCGCGTCGCCGGCTCGCCGGGCTGTGGCCCGTGCTGGACGACCGGGACGACGGCCGGGGCGACCGGGACGGCGAGCCGTCGGTCGCGGGGCCGGTGGAGGCGCTGCTGACCGGCACCGGCTGCGACTTCCTCGTCACGGACGTGATCACCGACCTGCCGAACGCCGGCTCCACGGAATCCGGCTCCACGGAATCCAGCACTACGGAATCCAGCTCTACGGAAAGGGATGGTCGCTGACATGCGCAACGGCTTCACCCGCCGGGTGCACGACGCACGCTGTGCGGACCTGTGCGTCCACGAACTGTTCGCCGGGCACGTGCTCGCCACACCCGACCGCGTCGCCCTCACCTGCGCGGGCCTCGACCTCACCTACGCCGAACTCGACGCCCGCGCCGCTCGGTTGGCCCAGCGGCTGCACCGGGCGGGCGTGACGGGCAACGTCCCGGTCGGGGTCCTTCTGGACCGCTCGGCGGAGTTCGTCGTGGCCGTCCTCGCGATCCTGAAGGCCGGCGGCTGCTACGTCCCCCTGGACCCGGAGTATCCGGTGGCGCGGCTGACGGCGATGCTGGAACTGGCCGGCGCCCGGGTCGTCGTGTCGCGCGGGAGTACCCCGGGGTGGCTCGCCGGGCGGGCCGACCTCGCCGATGGGGCGATGACGGCCATGACGGCCGTGACGGTGCTGGACGTCGAAGAGGCGGCGGCGTACGAGGAAGCAGGCGGCGAGGCCGGTTCGATGGGCGCGCCGGCCGTGACCGCGTATCCGGACCCACGCCCGGACGATGTCGCCTACATCATGTTCACGTCCGGATCGACCGGTACGCCCAAGGCCGTGGCCGTACGCCACGCGGGCATCGTCCGTCTGGTCGACGAGCCCAACTACGCCCGCCTGGACGCGGACCAGGTGATCGCCCAGCTGTCCTCGGTCTCCTTCGACGCGGCGACGTTCGAGATCTGGGGCGCGCTCGCCAACGGCGCGCGGCTGGTGGTGGCACCGCCCGGCCCGCTCTCCCCGCAGGAGCTGGGCACGCTGCTGCGCGAGGAACGCGTCACCTGCGCGTGGCTCACGGCGGGACTGTTCAACATCATGGTCGACGAATGCCCGGACGACCTCGCCGCCCTGCAGCAGCTGCTGACCGGCGGCGACGTGATGTCCCCCGACCACGCCGGCCGGTTCCTGCGGGCGGCGCCGCACTGCACGCTCATCAACGGCTACGGTCCGACGGAGGTGACGACCTTCACCGCGTGCCACACCGTCACGGCGGCCGACACGAAGGCGCCGCGCATCCCTATCGGCCGCCCCGTCGACGGCACCTGGACCGAGATCCTCGACGACGACCTGCGTCCGGTGCCGCCGGGTGTCCCCGGCCACCTCTACGCGGGCGGCTTCGGGGTGGCCCGCGGCTATGTGGGTGACGCGGCCCTGACCGCCGAGCGCTTCGTGCCCGACCCCTGGGCGTGCGGCGAGCGGCTCTACGCGACCGGTGATCTGGCCACGTACGGCCCCGACGGCACGATCGACTTCCTCGGCCGGGCCGATCAGCAGCTGAAGAAGCGCGGCTATCGCGTGGAACCGGCCGAGATCGAGTCGGCGTTGCGCCAGGACCCGCTCGTCGCCGACGCGGCCGTGCTCCTCCACGGGGAGCGGGCGGACGACGGCACGCTCGTGGCCTGCCTCGTACTGCAGGCGGGCGTGGGTGCGGACACCGAGGCCGGCCCGCTCGATGCGATCCGTGAGCGTCTGACCGACCGTCTGCCGCACTATCTGCTGCCCGACCGCCTGGTGCGGCTCGACTCGCTCCCGCTGACCCCGAACGGCAAGGTGGACCGGCGTGCTCTGGCCTCCGCCGTGACGGCGGTGCCGTCGGACGTGCCCACGTCGCACTCCCCCACGGAGGCCGGCGCTCCGCTCCCCGGCACCGAGCAGGCCCTGGCGGCCATCTGGACCGAGATCCTCGGCCTGCCGCGGGTCACCCGCGACGACGACTTCTTCGCCCTGGGCGGCCAGTCGCTGCAGGCGAGCCGCATGGCCTCCCGCATCCGTAACCGCCTCGGCACGTCGGTCCCGCTCGACGCCATCTTCGACCACCCCACCATCGCGGAGCTGGCCGAGCTCCTCGACGCGGGGTAGGGGGTATCCACCAGCTGGTCCTGCGGCGCCTGACCCTGGGTCAGGCGCCGCTGTGGCGAGCCGGGGCGGCCGGTGAGGGATCACCCGATCGACCGCACGGACCGGTCGGTTGATCGGACTTGTGACGAGATGCCGTAGGGGGCATTCGGGTGGCATATGTCGTCTGCCGCAACCGACCCCGCCGCCCACGCTGTCGTCCTCCGCAGTGGCATGACGACCAAGGAGGCACTTGTGACTGGTTTTCAGGCTTTCACCTCGAACACCGCCGGGCTGTGGGATCTCGACCCCTACCGCTTCCCCGCCGCAATCGTCGACGACCTGCCCGAGCCGCACTCGACCGTCTGCGGCCTCTTGGAGCCGGGTGACTACGCCCTGCCCGCACCGGACCCGGCGAGCCGGCTGGCCGATCCGCTCGAGCCGGCCGACCGGCGCCGGCTGGAGCTGCACGCGGCTCTCACGACCGCGGGCATCGCGCCGCTGCCGGGCGACCTCGACGCCATCACCGCGCTGTGCGAGCTGGACGACACCACGCACGCCGCGCTCCGGCGGTGGATCAGCCACACCGTGTGACCCGCGCCGCGCCGGGAATGAACGCCGCGGCGGCGGGCTCGCCGCCGCGGCAGGCCCGGCGAACGCCGAGGTGTCACCACCGCGCGGTCAGCCGTCGGCGCCCTGGGCGGTGTCGGTGCCCTGAGGGGTGGTGTCACCGTCCCCGCGCTGGTGGCCGCGGCGGGCGTCGCGGTCGAAGATGCCGAGGATCTCGCAGGGTCCGCCGTCGGCTCCGATGGCGTGCGGCATCATCGTGGGGAACTCGGCCGCCTGGTTGGTCTCGACGCGGAAGCGGCGGTGGCCGAGCATGAGGATCGCGGTGCCGGACAGGACGACCAGCCATTCGCGCCCCGGGTGGGCCCGCATGCGCGCCGGATTCTCGGGCGGCGGTTCGGTCATGCGCTGGCGC from Streptomyces fradiae includes:
- a CDS encoding acyl-CoA dehydrogenase family protein yields the protein MPWQRLLAFPEPGAGPGRAAGDAAVAAMARLLREHVDPEQVERTGRLPQELMPALREGGFLKLMIGTDLGGLGLTPYHAFRVLEVAASWCTPVAFSLAITNGFGSGSYLPLLPAGPLKELITERVREGIVSAGADAEPIGTANERRATTAVPVDGGKFYEITGEKVFIGNGTVADLMDVSATVPCPDGPDEVRLLFVDSRAEGFRALGRHEFMGLHGAEIGRLRLDRVRVPAFHLMDESEDSWRMRPGEREPCDREPGEEKPGVGEPEAVSRPVAEAGFTPTDLGQLASLGRMLVIGPSSLAIARLCLHWSRAFAAERVIDGRSLAEYEEIRHRIAATAADVYTIDSVMAWVLQAHESGDSQPELTAAKNLVSLACWRTVDRTVSLLGGEGYETAASKARRGAQPFPVERFFRDARALRVAGGVDFMVDRWSAEAALSTCWTTGEPPDITLLDRVPAPDGAHLSPPCREHLEHLHAEAHRLASACARLTIGRSAQEVFARQRRTTVLGRIGTELLGMALVLARAAARAAQGHPEQLPLADLACAAARRRLAGLWPVLDDRDDGRGDRDGEPSVAGPVEALLTGTGCDFLVTDVITDLPNAGSTESGSTESSTTESSSTERDGR
- a CDS encoding amino acid adenylation domain-containing protein; amino-acid sequence: MRNGFTRRVHDARCADLCVHELFAGHVLATPDRVALTCAGLDLTYAELDARAARLAQRLHRAGVTGNVPVGVLLDRSAEFVVAVLAILKAGGCYVPLDPEYPVARLTAMLELAGARVVVSRGSTPGWLAGRADLADGAMTAMTAVTVLDVEEAAAYEEAGGEAGSMGAPAVTAYPDPRPDDVAYIMFTSGSTGTPKAVAVRHAGIVRLVDEPNYARLDADQVIAQLSSVSFDAATFEIWGALANGARLVVAPPGPLSPQELGTLLREERVTCAWLTAGLFNIMVDECPDDLAALQQLLTGGDVMSPDHAGRFLRAAPHCTLINGYGPTEVTTFTACHTVTAADTKAPRIPIGRPVDGTWTEILDDDLRPVPPGVPGHLYAGGFGVARGYVGDAALTAERFVPDPWACGERLYATGDLATYGPDGTIDFLGRADQQLKKRGYRVEPAEIESALRQDPLVADAAVLLHGERADDGTLVACLVLQAGVGADTEAGPLDAIRERLTDRLPHYLLPDRLVRLDSLPLTPNGKVDRRALASAVTAVPSDVPTSHSPTEAGAPLPGTEQALAAIWTEILGLPRVTRDDDFFALGGQSLQASRMASRIRNRLGTSVPLDAIFDHPTIAELAELLDAG
- a CDS encoding thioesterase II family protein; translated protein: MTRTRTRWVLSRPGGDPQGAHVYCFPHSGGSPGEYLRWATRLPAHRVRAVQPPGRGSRLDEEPYTDMAPLVDALVSQVAFEEPYTLFGHSLGALVAYETALALRERGLPGPRALVLSGTAAPHALPVRPSLRHLDGPELAAAVERTYGPLPAGLHEDPELRDLLLTSLRADLEIVSGYRHRPVPPLSCPLTVLGGSDDSEPLDGLGAWRTYTTGPFDLQILPGDHFYFRECPDVFFALLDRVLDRPLDRPLA